A single genomic interval of Paralichthys olivaceus isolate ysfri-2021 chromosome 7, ASM2471397v2, whole genome shotgun sequence harbors:
- the LOC109624306 gene encoding putative uncharacterized protein DDB_G0290521 codes for MYYGSISNMGKNCAWTIVQEPNPDSLRLILRMVTTPTHISSPNPKPSPLSSTGSSPCSSPLSSPCSSPLSSTGSSPSSGSSHFNADCPRPRKRKNTLPSETSGSVPKKNCVRTIVEEPNPNWPDSVRRILRMVPTPTQISSPKPKPSPSSSPLSSTGSSHCSSPCSSSLSSTSSSPCSSPCSSPLSSTGSSPLSSTGSSPCSSPLSSTGSSPLSSTGSSPSSGSSHFNADCPRPRKRKNTLPSETSGSVPKKNCVWTIVQEPNPNQPDSVRLILRMVPTPTHISSP; via the exons ATGTACTACGGAAGCATCTCCAACATGGGAAAG AACTGCGCGTGGACGATTGTCCAGGAGCCAAACCCCGACAGCCTGAGGCTGATTCTTAGGATGGTCACAACACCAACCCACATCAGCAGCCCTAACCCCAAACCCTCACCCTTGTCCTCAACTGGCTCCTCACCCTGCTCTTCACCCTTGTCCTCACCCTGCTCCTCACCCTTGTCCTCAACTGGCTCCTCACCCTCATCTGGCTCCAGCCATTTCAATGCAGACTGCCCCAGAcctagaaaaagaaaaaacaccctGCCATCTGAGACATCAGGTTCGGTGCCAAAGAAG AACTGTGTGAGGACGATTGTCGAGGAGCCAAACCCCAACTGGCCTGACAGTGTGAGGCGGATTCTGAGGATGGTCCCAACTCCAACCCAAATCAGCAGCCCTAAACCCAAACCCTCACCCAGCTCCTCACCCTTGTCCTCAACTGGCTCCTCACACTGCTCCTCACCCTGCTCCTCATCCTTGTCCTCAACTAGCTCCTCACCCTGCTCCTCACCCTGCTCCTCACCCTTGTCCTCAACTGGCTCCTCACCCTTGTCCTCAACTGGCTCCTCACCCTGCTCCTCACCCTTGTCCTCAACTGGCTCCTCACCGTTGTCCTCAACTGGCTCCTCACCCTCGTCTGGCTCCAGCCATTTCAATGCAGACTGCCCCAGACctcgaaaaagaaaaaacaccctGCCATCGGAGACATCAGGTTCGGTGCCAAAGAAG AACTGTGTGTGGACGATTGTCCAGGAGCCAAACCCCAACCAGCCTGACAGCGTGAGGCTGATTCTGAGGATGGTCCCAACACCAACCCACATCAGCAGCCCTTAA
- the deaf1 gene encoding deformed epidermal autoregulatory factor 1 homolog isoform X2, whose translation MDEADSATKALGLDEPPIDEPPVGSDTESEAEVATMAVMAEPGNIDMGAESLPNPDEADAAFAEVTVRGVQAAEDNVFTTTVAASGSLPEHVLSGRTTLQLSEGLSTQKATLIVVHTDGSIVEAAGLKSATAIARGPQTTPTPLTPPQDKDSGSKYNWDPSVYNNELPVRCRNSSGVLYKNRLGSGGKGHCIKYNQQWFTPTEFEGLAGRASSKDWKRSIRYAGRPLLCLIQERILNPHAASCTCAACCDDPTAIGMYSTQVSFTRQCPKDGESLATESIAISGPVRLFVPYKRRKKDMDLPLIPPKKELSSTKSITLTPGTTFTMSPTGTFTTPGTLTFDRSPTADAAAAAAIISEGSAQSEVFASTAVLTALPALAVTPQPVQAKMSVAAAVSPSAGLVSGLEVGPVGGVGPVESEGQKNTWLYLEEMADTLLSNVQQLKALIEQAKNSAADTTGFKGHGGRKECGFSQSFQNQISFQQPDDSDAKRSSDITEIIINMCVNCGRMAMSECTGCHKVNYCSTFCQRKDWRDHQHSCCQSAGGMTIQEEDPITAIDMDKVK comes from the exons ATGGACGAAGCGGACTCGGCCACGAAGGCGCTCGGGCTGGATGAACCGCCCATCGACGAGCCGCCGGTGGGCTCGGATACCGAGTCGGAGGCCGAAGTCGCCACGATGGCTGTGATGGCGGAACCGGGAAACATCGACATGGGAGCCGAGTCTCTGCCGAACCCAGACGAGGCTGACGCGGCGTTCGCAG AGGTGACGGTGAGAGGCGTTCAGGCTGCAGAGGACAACGTTTTCACCACGACCGTCGCTGCATCAGGAAGCCTCCCTGAACACGTGCTG agtgGGAGGACGACCCTACAGCTGAGTGAGGGTCTCAGTACCCAGAAGGCCACACTGATAGTGGTTCACACTGATGGCAGTATCGTGGAGGCTGCTGGACTCAAGTCTGCCACCGCCATTGcacgag GTCCACAGACCACGCCCACCCCACTGACTCCTCCCCAGGACaaagactctggctccaagtACAACTGGGACCCATCAGTCTACAACAATGAGCTGCCGGTCCGCTGCAGGAACTCCAGTGGAGTCCTCTACAAGAACAGACTGGGATCAG GGGGGAAAGGTCACTGCATCAAATACAACCAGCAGTGGTTCACTCCCACTGAGTTTGAAGGTCTGGCAGGAAGAGCGAGCAGCAAAGACTGGAAGAGGAGCATCAGATACGCTGGCCGTCCTCTGCTCTGCCTCATACAG GAGCGGATCCTGAACCCCCACGCTGCCTCCTGTACCTGTGCAGCCTGTTGTGATGACCCGACAGCG ATCGGGATGTATTCCACTCAGGTTTCTTTTACCAGACAG tgTCCAAAGGATGGAGAGTCTCTGGCTACAGAAAGCATCGCAATA AGTGGACCAGTCCGCCTCTTTGTCCCATACAAGAGACGGAAGAAGGATATGGATCTTCCACTCATCCCCCCCAAAAAGGAACTTTCTTCCACCAAAAGCATCACGCTGACCCCTGGGACCACAT TCACTATGTCCCCGACTGGAACGTTCACCACCCCCggcaccttgacctttgaccgcaGTCCAACTGCCgatgctgccgctgctgccgccATCATCTCTGAGGGTTCGGCACAGAGCGAGGTGTTTGCCAGCACAGCAG tgCTGACGGCATTGCCAGCATTGGCCGTGACCCCTCAGCCCGTTCAGGCCAAGATGTCAGTGGCGGCGGCGGTGTCTCCATCGGCAGGGCTGGTGAGTGGGCTGGAGGTGGGGCCTGTAGGGGGGGTGGGGCCAGTAGAGAGCGAGGGCCAGAAGAACACCTGGCTGTACCTGGAGGAGATGGCCGACACGCTGCTGAGCAACGTGCAGCAGCTGAAGGCTCTGATAGAACAGGCCAAGAACTCTGCAGCGGACACGACGGGGTTCAAAGGTCATGGAGGCAGGAAGGAG tgtggttTCAGTCAGTCGTTTCAGAACCAGATTTCCTTTCAGCAGCCAGACGACTCTGATGCCAAGAGGAGCTCTGACATTACTGAGATCATCATCAAT ATGTGTGTGAACTGTGGTCGGATGGCAATGAGTGAGTGTACGGGCTGTCACAAAGTCAACTACTGCTCTACCTTCTGTCAGAGAAAG GACTGGAGGGATCATCAGcacagctgctgtcagtcagCAGGGGGCATGACCATCCAGGAGGAGGATCCAATCACAGCCATCGACATGGACAAAGTGAAATGA
- the deaf1 gene encoding deformed epidermal autoregulatory factor 1 homolog isoform X4, which produces MDEADSATKALGLDEPPIDEPPVGSDTESEAEVATMAVMAEPGNIDMGAESLPNPDEADAAFAEVTVRGVQAAEDNVFTTTVAASGSLPEHVLSGRTTLQLSEGLSTQKATLIVVHTDGSIVEAAGLKSATAIARGPQTTPTPLTPPQDKDSGSKYNWDPSVYNNELPVRCRNSSGVLYKNRLGSGGKGHCIKYNQQWFTPTEFEGLAGRASSKDWKRSIRYAGRPLLCLIQERILNPHAASCTCAACCDDPTACPKDGESLATESIAISGPVRLFVPYKRRKKDMDLPLIPPKKELSSTKSITLTPGTTFTMSPTGTFTTPGTLTFDRSPTADAAAAAAIISEGSAQSEVFASTAVLTALPALAVTPQPVQAKMSVAAAVSPSAGLVSGLEVGPVGGVGPVESEGQKNTWLYLEEMADTLLSNVQQLKALIEQAKNSAADTTGFKGHGGRKECGFSQSFQNQISFQQPDDSDAKRSSDITEIIINMCVNCGRMAMSECTGCHKVNYCSTFCQRKDWRDHQHSCCQSAGGMTIQEEDPITAIDMDKVK; this is translated from the exons ATGGACGAAGCGGACTCGGCCACGAAGGCGCTCGGGCTGGATGAACCGCCCATCGACGAGCCGCCGGTGGGCTCGGATACCGAGTCGGAGGCCGAAGTCGCCACGATGGCTGTGATGGCGGAACCGGGAAACATCGACATGGGAGCCGAGTCTCTGCCGAACCCAGACGAGGCTGACGCGGCGTTCGCAG AGGTGACGGTGAGAGGCGTTCAGGCTGCAGAGGACAACGTTTTCACCACGACCGTCGCTGCATCAGGAAGCCTCCCTGAACACGTGCTG agtgGGAGGACGACCCTACAGCTGAGTGAGGGTCTCAGTACCCAGAAGGCCACACTGATAGTGGTTCACACTGATGGCAGTATCGTGGAGGCTGCTGGACTCAAGTCTGCCACCGCCATTGcacgag GTCCACAGACCACGCCCACCCCACTGACTCCTCCCCAGGACaaagactctggctccaagtACAACTGGGACCCATCAGTCTACAACAATGAGCTGCCGGTCCGCTGCAGGAACTCCAGTGGAGTCCTCTACAAGAACAGACTGGGATCAG GGGGGAAAGGTCACTGCATCAAATACAACCAGCAGTGGTTCACTCCCACTGAGTTTGAAGGTCTGGCAGGAAGAGCGAGCAGCAAAGACTGGAAGAGGAGCATCAGATACGCTGGCCGTCCTCTGCTCTGCCTCATACAG GAGCGGATCCTGAACCCCCACGCTGCCTCCTGTACCTGTGCAGCCTGTTGTGATGACCCGACAGCG tgTCCAAAGGATGGAGAGTCTCTGGCTACAGAAAGCATCGCAATA AGTGGACCAGTCCGCCTCTTTGTCCCATACAAGAGACGGAAGAAGGATATGGATCTTCCACTCATCCCCCCCAAAAAGGAACTTTCTTCCACCAAAAGCATCACGCTGACCCCTGGGACCACAT TCACTATGTCCCCGACTGGAACGTTCACCACCCCCggcaccttgacctttgaccgcaGTCCAACTGCCgatgctgccgctgctgccgccATCATCTCTGAGGGTTCGGCACAGAGCGAGGTGTTTGCCAGCACAGCAG tgCTGACGGCATTGCCAGCATTGGCCGTGACCCCTCAGCCCGTTCAGGCCAAGATGTCAGTGGCGGCGGCGGTGTCTCCATCGGCAGGGCTGGTGAGTGGGCTGGAGGTGGGGCCTGTAGGGGGGGTGGGGCCAGTAGAGAGCGAGGGCCAGAAGAACACCTGGCTGTACCTGGAGGAGATGGCCGACACGCTGCTGAGCAACGTGCAGCAGCTGAAGGCTCTGATAGAACAGGCCAAGAACTCTGCAGCGGACACGACGGGGTTCAAAGGTCATGGAGGCAGGAAGGAG tgtggttTCAGTCAGTCGTTTCAGAACCAGATTTCCTTTCAGCAGCCAGACGACTCTGATGCCAAGAGGAGCTCTGACATTACTGAGATCATCATCAAT ATGTGTGTGAACTGTGGTCGGATGGCAATGAGTGAGTGTACGGGCTGTCACAAAGTCAACTACTGCTCTACCTTCTGTCAGAGAAAG GACTGGAGGGATCATCAGcacagctgctgtcagtcagCAGGGGGCATGACCATCCAGGAGGAGGATCCAATCACAGCCATCGACATGGACAAAGTGAAATGA
- the deaf1 gene encoding deformed epidermal autoregulatory factor 1 homolog isoform X3, whose product MDEADSATKALGLDEPPIDEPPVGSDTESEAEVATMAVMAEPGNIDMGAESLPNPDEADAAFAEVTVRGVQAAEDNVFTTTVAASGSLPEHVLSGRTTLQLSEGLSTQKATLIVVHTDGSIVEAAGLKSATAIARGPQTTPTPLTPPQDKDSGSKYNWDPSVYNNELPVRCRNSSGVLYKNRLGSGGKGHCIKYNQQWFTPTEFEGLAGRASSKDWKRSIRYAGRPLLCLIQERILNPHAASCTCAACCDDPTACPKDGESLATESIAISGPVRLFVPYKRRKKDMDLPLIPPKKELSSTKSITLTPGTTFTMSPTGTFTTPGTLTFDRSPTADAAAAAAIISEGSAQSEVFASTAVLTALPALAVTPQPVQAKMSVAAAVSPSAGLVSGLEVGPVGGVGPVESEGQKNTWLYLEEMADTLLSNVQQLKALIEQAKNSAADTTGFKGHGGRKECGFSQSFQNQISFQQPDDSDAKRSSDITEIIINQMCVNCGRMAMSECTGCHKVNYCSTFCQRKDWRDHQHSCCQSAGGMTIQEEDPITAIDMDKVK is encoded by the exons ATGGACGAAGCGGACTCGGCCACGAAGGCGCTCGGGCTGGATGAACCGCCCATCGACGAGCCGCCGGTGGGCTCGGATACCGAGTCGGAGGCCGAAGTCGCCACGATGGCTGTGATGGCGGAACCGGGAAACATCGACATGGGAGCCGAGTCTCTGCCGAACCCAGACGAGGCTGACGCGGCGTTCGCAG AGGTGACGGTGAGAGGCGTTCAGGCTGCAGAGGACAACGTTTTCACCACGACCGTCGCTGCATCAGGAAGCCTCCCTGAACACGTGCTG agtgGGAGGACGACCCTACAGCTGAGTGAGGGTCTCAGTACCCAGAAGGCCACACTGATAGTGGTTCACACTGATGGCAGTATCGTGGAGGCTGCTGGACTCAAGTCTGCCACCGCCATTGcacgag GTCCACAGACCACGCCCACCCCACTGACTCCTCCCCAGGACaaagactctggctccaagtACAACTGGGACCCATCAGTCTACAACAATGAGCTGCCGGTCCGCTGCAGGAACTCCAGTGGAGTCCTCTACAAGAACAGACTGGGATCAG GGGGGAAAGGTCACTGCATCAAATACAACCAGCAGTGGTTCACTCCCACTGAGTTTGAAGGTCTGGCAGGAAGAGCGAGCAGCAAAGACTGGAAGAGGAGCATCAGATACGCTGGCCGTCCTCTGCTCTGCCTCATACAG GAGCGGATCCTGAACCCCCACGCTGCCTCCTGTACCTGTGCAGCCTGTTGTGATGACCCGACAGCG tgTCCAAAGGATGGAGAGTCTCTGGCTACAGAAAGCATCGCAATA AGTGGACCAGTCCGCCTCTTTGTCCCATACAAGAGACGGAAGAAGGATATGGATCTTCCACTCATCCCCCCCAAAAAGGAACTTTCTTCCACCAAAAGCATCACGCTGACCCCTGGGACCACAT TCACTATGTCCCCGACTGGAACGTTCACCACCCCCggcaccttgacctttgaccgcaGTCCAACTGCCgatgctgccgctgctgccgccATCATCTCTGAGGGTTCGGCACAGAGCGAGGTGTTTGCCAGCACAGCAG tgCTGACGGCATTGCCAGCATTGGCCGTGACCCCTCAGCCCGTTCAGGCCAAGATGTCAGTGGCGGCGGCGGTGTCTCCATCGGCAGGGCTGGTGAGTGGGCTGGAGGTGGGGCCTGTAGGGGGGGTGGGGCCAGTAGAGAGCGAGGGCCAGAAGAACACCTGGCTGTACCTGGAGGAGATGGCCGACACGCTGCTGAGCAACGTGCAGCAGCTGAAGGCTCTGATAGAACAGGCCAAGAACTCTGCAGCGGACACGACGGGGTTCAAAGGTCATGGAGGCAGGAAGGAG tgtggttTCAGTCAGTCGTTTCAGAACCAGATTTCCTTTCAGCAGCCAGACGACTCTGATGCCAAGAGGAGCTCTGACATTACTGAGATCATCATCAAT CAGATGTGTGTGAACTGTGGTCGGATGGCAATGAGTGAGTGTACGGGCTGTCACAAAGTCAACTACTGCTCTACCTTCTGTCAGAGAAAG GACTGGAGGGATCATCAGcacagctgctgtcagtcagCAGGGGGCATGACCATCCAGGAGGAGGATCCAATCACAGCCATCGACATGGACAAAGTGAAATGA
- the deaf1 gene encoding deformed epidermal autoregulatory factor 1 homolog isoform X1: protein MDEADSATKALGLDEPPIDEPPVGSDTESEAEVATMAVMAEPGNIDMGAESLPNPDEADAAFAEVTVRGVQAAEDNVFTTTVAASGSLPEHVLSGRTTLQLSEGLSTQKATLIVVHTDGSIVEAAGLKSATAIARGPQTTPTPLTPPQDKDSGSKYNWDPSVYNNELPVRCRNSSGVLYKNRLGSGGKGHCIKYNQQWFTPTEFEGLAGRASSKDWKRSIRYAGRPLLCLIQERILNPHAASCTCAACCDDPTAIGMYSTQVSFTRQCPKDGESLATESIAISGPVRLFVPYKRRKKDMDLPLIPPKKELSSTKSITLTPGTTFTMSPTGTFTTPGTLTFDRSPTADAAAAAAIISEGSAQSEVFASTAVLTALPALAVTPQPVQAKMSVAAAVSPSAGLVSGLEVGPVGGVGPVESEGQKNTWLYLEEMADTLLSNVQQLKALIEQAKNSAADTTGFKGHGGRKECGFSQSFQNQISFQQPDDSDAKRSSDITEIIINQMCVNCGRMAMSECTGCHKVNYCSTFCQRKDWRDHQHSCCQSAGGMTIQEEDPITAIDMDKVK, encoded by the exons ATGGACGAAGCGGACTCGGCCACGAAGGCGCTCGGGCTGGATGAACCGCCCATCGACGAGCCGCCGGTGGGCTCGGATACCGAGTCGGAGGCCGAAGTCGCCACGATGGCTGTGATGGCGGAACCGGGAAACATCGACATGGGAGCCGAGTCTCTGCCGAACCCAGACGAGGCTGACGCGGCGTTCGCAG AGGTGACGGTGAGAGGCGTTCAGGCTGCAGAGGACAACGTTTTCACCACGACCGTCGCTGCATCAGGAAGCCTCCCTGAACACGTGCTG agtgGGAGGACGACCCTACAGCTGAGTGAGGGTCTCAGTACCCAGAAGGCCACACTGATAGTGGTTCACACTGATGGCAGTATCGTGGAGGCTGCTGGACTCAAGTCTGCCACCGCCATTGcacgag GTCCACAGACCACGCCCACCCCACTGACTCCTCCCCAGGACaaagactctggctccaagtACAACTGGGACCCATCAGTCTACAACAATGAGCTGCCGGTCCGCTGCAGGAACTCCAGTGGAGTCCTCTACAAGAACAGACTGGGATCAG GGGGGAAAGGTCACTGCATCAAATACAACCAGCAGTGGTTCACTCCCACTGAGTTTGAAGGTCTGGCAGGAAGAGCGAGCAGCAAAGACTGGAAGAGGAGCATCAGATACGCTGGCCGTCCTCTGCTCTGCCTCATACAG GAGCGGATCCTGAACCCCCACGCTGCCTCCTGTACCTGTGCAGCCTGTTGTGATGACCCGACAGCG ATCGGGATGTATTCCACTCAGGTTTCTTTTACCAGACAG tgTCCAAAGGATGGAGAGTCTCTGGCTACAGAAAGCATCGCAATA AGTGGACCAGTCCGCCTCTTTGTCCCATACAAGAGACGGAAGAAGGATATGGATCTTCCACTCATCCCCCCCAAAAAGGAACTTTCTTCCACCAAAAGCATCACGCTGACCCCTGGGACCACAT TCACTATGTCCCCGACTGGAACGTTCACCACCCCCggcaccttgacctttgaccgcaGTCCAACTGCCgatgctgccgctgctgccgccATCATCTCTGAGGGTTCGGCACAGAGCGAGGTGTTTGCCAGCACAGCAG tgCTGACGGCATTGCCAGCATTGGCCGTGACCCCTCAGCCCGTTCAGGCCAAGATGTCAGTGGCGGCGGCGGTGTCTCCATCGGCAGGGCTGGTGAGTGGGCTGGAGGTGGGGCCTGTAGGGGGGGTGGGGCCAGTAGAGAGCGAGGGCCAGAAGAACACCTGGCTGTACCTGGAGGAGATGGCCGACACGCTGCTGAGCAACGTGCAGCAGCTGAAGGCTCTGATAGAACAGGCCAAGAACTCTGCAGCGGACACGACGGGGTTCAAAGGTCATGGAGGCAGGAAGGAG tgtggttTCAGTCAGTCGTTTCAGAACCAGATTTCCTTTCAGCAGCCAGACGACTCTGATGCCAAGAGGAGCTCTGACATTACTGAGATCATCATCAAT CAGATGTGTGTGAACTGTGGTCGGATGGCAATGAGTGAGTGTACGGGCTGTCACAAAGTCAACTACTGCTCTACCTTCTGTCAGAGAAAG GACTGGAGGGATCATCAGcacagctgctgtcagtcagCAGGGGGCATGACCATCCAGGAGGAGGATCCAATCACAGCCATCGACATGGACAAAGTGAAATGA
- the bet1l gene encoding BET1-like protein isoform X2, translating into MADWNRGHGAVDDMLDAENKRMAENLVTKVSRLKSLAYDIDREADDQNEYLDNMDSNFLSATGLLTGSVKRFSTMVRSSRDNRRILCYVSVGLVLAFFLLYYLISRIQR; encoded by the exons ATGGCGGACTGGAACAGAG gtcATGGCGCTGTTGACGACATGCTCGATGCTGAGAACAAGCGAATGGCTGAGAACCTGGTCACCAAGGTCTCCCGACTAAAATCT cTGGCATATGACATCGACAGAGAAGCTGATGATCAGAACGAGTATTTGGACAACATG GACTCAAACTTCCTGAGTGCGACGGGCCTGCTGACCGGCAGTGTAAAGCGTTTCTCCACCATGGTCCGATCCAGCAGAGACAATCGTCGCATCCTCTGCTACGTTTCTGTCGGACTGGTCCTGGCCTTCTTCCTGCTCTACTACCTGATCTCCAGGATCCAACGCTGA
- the bet1l gene encoding BET1-like protein isoform X1, with the protein MSEVRGQRSDGVPPPTDTDGHGAVDDMLDAENKRMAENLVTKVSRLKSLAYDIDREADDQNEYLDNMDSNFLSATGLLTGSVKRFSTMVRSSRDNRRILCYVSVGLVLAFFLLYYLISRIQR; encoded by the exons atgtcagAGGTGAGGGGACAGCGGAGTGACGGAGTGCCCCCCCCCACTGACACAGACG gtcATGGCGCTGTTGACGACATGCTCGATGCTGAGAACAAGCGAATGGCTGAGAACCTGGTCACCAAGGTCTCCCGACTAAAATCT cTGGCATATGACATCGACAGAGAAGCTGATGATCAGAACGAGTATTTGGACAACATG GACTCAAACTTCCTGAGTGCGACGGGCCTGCTGACCGGCAGTGTAAAGCGTTTCTCCACCATGGTCCGATCCAGCAGAGACAATCGTCGCATCCTCTGCTACGTTTCTGTCGGACTGGTCCTGGCCTTCTTCCTGCTCTACTACCTGATCTCCAGGATCCAACGCTGA